The following are encoded together in the Adhaeribacter arboris genome:
- a CDS encoding type II toxin-antitoxin system PemK/MazF family toxin yields the protein MKQGEVWLINLDPTVGSEIKKTRPVIIVNDNALGKLPLKVIVPLTDWKDRYDIAPWMIK from the coding sequence ATGAAACAAGGTGAGGTTTGGCTAATTAATCTCGACCCGACTGTTGGTTCTGAGATAAAAAAGACTAGGCCCGTAATCATTGTAAATGACAATGCCCTGGGAAAATTGCCCCTGAAAGTTATTGTACCCTTGACCGACTGGAAAGACCGATACGATATAGCTCCTTGGATGATAAAATAG
- a CDS encoding type II toxin-antitoxin system PemK/MazF family toxin, whose product MDDKIVPDKNNNLSKSSAADCFQVRSLSELRFTKKLGKITDEQLEEIKIGLAKVLSIEA is encoded by the coding sequence TTGGATGATAAAATAGTACCTGACAAGAATAACAATCTCTCAAAGTCATCTGCTGCAGACTGCTTTCAGGTGCGCTCCCTTTCCGAACTTCGTTTTACCAAGAAGCTGGGGAAAATAACAGATGAACAGCTTGAAGAAATCAAAATAGGACTTGCTAAAGTACTATCCATAGAAGCCTAA
- a CDS encoding MarR family winged helix-turn-helix transcriptional regulator, giving the protein MNNNLLTQIRKLSQQYAYTSIQMHEAIGRKAGLSGTDHKYLGFLIEKGQMTAGELSTLTGLTTGAVTGLIDRWEKKNLVTRQFAPEDRRKVFIEPNTENIMALLTPLYKDFRVNSEKLLASFSNEDIKILETYFLKAIAIMNATTDQLNNKNRENEE; this is encoded by the coding sequence ATGAATAATAACCTACTCACCCAAATCAGGAAACTGAGCCAACAATATGCCTACACCTCTATTCAGATGCACGAAGCCATTGGCCGAAAGGCCGGACTTTCCGGAACGGACCATAAATACTTGGGATTTTTGATTGAAAAAGGGCAAATGACCGCAGGCGAGCTCTCCACTTTAACGGGTTTAACTACCGGTGCCGTTACCGGTTTAATCGACCGATGGGAAAAGAAAAACCTGGTGACAAGACAATTTGCTCCAGAAGACAGGCGGAAGGTTTTCATTGAACCAAACACGGAAAACATAATGGCTCTTTTAACCCCGCTTTATAAAGACTTCCGGGTCAACTCCGAAAAATTGCTTGCTTCCTTTTCAAACGAAGACATCAAAATTCTGGAAACCTACTTTTTAAAAGCAATTGCAATAATGAATGCGACTACCGACCAACTCAACAACAAAAATCGGGAAAATGAAGAATAG
- the ppsA gene encoding phosphoenolpyruvate synthase: protein MKNRSAFVLGFQDMTKTMLALVGGKGANLGELARIEGIHVPDGFCISTEAFKRIIGETSSINELLDKLSLLKVEDRDKIVELSAEIRRIIEAIPIPEDINEEISGFLSRFGEKNAYAVRSSATAEDLPTASFAGQQDTYLNIIGKEAILEHISQCWASLFTERAVTYRLQNGFDHRKVHLAVVVQKMVFPEVAGILFTADPVTSNRKVVSIDASFGLGEALVSGLVNADNYKVRNGKIIEKKVSTKKLAIYAVKDGGTNQQGIELEQQNKQALTDEQILQLECIGRKIEAHLGCPQDIEWCLIDATFYMVQSRPITTLFPIPEAKDSANHVYISVGHQQMMTDAMKPLGISIWQLTAGRPMFTAGGRLFVDVAPDLATPAGRNILVNVLGKSDPLIQDALSTILAREDFIKALPANKKDLSPGTSSQGPPPTVFQTLHDYDPQIVSDLINNSQAAITELKQAIQTKSGLDLFEFILEYNQKLKKDKSNSQSLAVIMTAMNASAWLNEKMADWLGEKNVADTLSQSVLNNITSEMGLELLDVADVIRPHPEVTHYLQQVKEDSFLDELIKLEGGKEARQAIYAYLDKYGMRCAGEIDITKTRWSEKPSTLIPLILGNIKNFEPGARRRKVEQGLQQALEKEQEIVSRLKQLPDGEQKVEETKRMIGLVRNFIGYREYPKYEIVNRYFVYKQALLKEAEQLVQAGIIQDKEDSYYLTFEEFQEAVRTKELDDQIISKRKDAYKIYEKLSPPRIITSDGEIITGAYKRENLPPAAIVGLAVSSGVIEGRARVILNMEEANLEAGDILVTAFTDPSWTPLFVSIKGLVTEVGGLMTHGAVIAREYGLPAVVSVEKATKLIKDGQQIRVHGTDGYVEIL from the coding sequence ATGAAGAATAGGAGTGCTTTCGTATTGGGTTTTCAGGATATGACTAAAACAATGCTTGCTTTGGTTGGGGGGAAAGGCGCGAACCTGGGGGAACTTGCCAGGATAGAAGGAATACACGTACCAGATGGCTTTTGTATTTCTACGGAAGCTTTTAAAAGAATAATCGGAGAAACCTCCTCGATTAACGAATTACTTGATAAGTTATCGCTGCTAAAGGTAGAAGACCGGGATAAAATTGTTGAATTAAGTGCTGAGATTCGTAGGATAATAGAAGCGATACCTATTCCTGAGGACATAAATGAAGAGATTTCCGGCTTTCTCTCCAGGTTTGGAGAAAAAAATGCCTACGCCGTACGATCCAGTGCAACGGCCGAGGATTTACCAACGGCTTCTTTCGCCGGCCAGCAGGATACCTATCTGAATATTATTGGAAAGGAGGCCATCCTAGAGCATATCAGCCAGTGTTGGGCCTCGCTGTTTACTGAGCGGGCGGTAACGTACCGGCTTCAAAACGGCTTCGACCACCGTAAAGTCCACCTGGCCGTGGTGGTGCAGAAAATGGTCTTCCCGGAGGTAGCCGGAATTTTGTTTACCGCCGATCCCGTCACTTCTAACCGGAAAGTGGTATCCATTGATGCCAGCTTCGGGTTGGGGGAGGCTTTGGTTTCCGGCTTGGTGAATGCGGATAACTACAAAGTGCGGAACGGCAAGATTATCGAAAAGAAAGTATCCACGAAGAAACTGGCTATATATGCGGTAAAGGATGGCGGTACGAACCAACAGGGGATTGAATTGGAACAACAGAACAAGCAAGCGCTGACGGATGAGCAGATTTTACAGTTGGAGTGTATAGGCAGAAAGATTGAAGCCCATTTGGGCTGCCCTCAAGACATTGAATGGTGTTTAATTGACGCTACGTTTTATATGGTGCAGAGCCGGCCAATCACGACGTTATTCCCCATCCCTGAAGCGAAGGATTCCGCCAATCACGTGTATATATCGGTTGGTCACCAACAAATGATGACCGATGCCATGAAGCCTTTGGGGATATCTATCTGGCAGTTAACGGCTGGCCGACCCATGTTTACCGCTGGCGGAAGGTTGTTTGTGGATGTCGCCCCGGATCTGGCTACACCGGCGGGAAGAAATATTCTGGTCAATGTCTTGGGCAAATCCGATCCGCTCATCCAAGACGCGTTGAGCACCATCCTGGCGCGAGAAGATTTTATAAAGGCACTACCAGCTAACAAAAAAGATTTAAGTCCCGGTACAAGTAGTCAAGGCCCACCGCCGACAGTTTTTCAAACATTACACGACTATGATCCGCAGATTGTTTCTGATTTAATTAATAACAGTCAAGCAGCGATAACCGAGTTGAAACAGGCCATTCAAACAAAATCAGGATTGGATCTTTTTGAGTTTATCCTTGAATACAACCAGAAATTAAAAAAGGATAAATCTAATTCACAAAGCCTGGCCGTGATTATGACGGCTATGAATGCTTCGGCTTGGCTCAATGAAAAGATGGCGGATTGGTTAGGGGAAAAAAACGTAGCGGATACGCTTTCTCAATCCGTGCTCAACAATATTACCTCGGAGATGGGGCTGGAATTGTTGGATGTTGCCGATGTAATTCGCCCCCATCCGGAAGTAACCCATTATTTGCAACAGGTAAAGGAAGATAGCTTTTTAGATGAGCTAATTAAGCTCGAAGGTGGAAAGGAAGCCCGCCAGGCCATCTATGCGTACCTGGATAAATACGGCATGCGCTGCGCCGGAGAAATTGATATAACAAAAACCCGTTGGAGCGAAAAACCCAGTACACTGATTCCCTTGATCCTTGGCAACATCAAAAACTTCGAGCCTGGTGCCCGCCGGCGAAAGGTTGAGCAAGGACTACAGCAGGCTTTGGAAAAAGAACAAGAGATAGTAAGTCGATTGAAGCAACTGCCGGATGGTGAGCAAAAAGTTGAAGAAACAAAGCGAATGATCGGCTTGGTTCGAAATTTCATCGGCTATCGGGAATATCCTAAATACGAGATAGTGAATCGTTACTTTGTTTATAAGCAAGCTTTATTGAAAGAAGCCGAACAACTCGTACAAGCGGGCATTATTCAGGATAAAGAAGATAGCTACTATCTCACTTTTGAAGAATTTCAAGAAGCTGTACGCACCAAGGAATTAGATGACCAGATCATCAGTAAACGGAAAGACGCGTACAAAATCTACGAAAAGCTAAGCCCACCCCGGATTATCACGTCTGATGGTGAAATTATTACGGGTGCCTACAAACGAGAAAATCTCCCGCCCGCAGCGATTGTCGGTCTGGCGGTTTCTTCGGGAGTGATAGAAGGGCGCGCGCGGGTTATCTTGAATATGGAAGAGGCTAATCTCGAAGCGGGAGATATATTAGTTACTGCGTTTACGGACCCAAGCTGGACTCCTTTGTTTGTATCTATAAAAGGCTTGGTTACCGAAGTGGGCGGACTAATGACCCACGGCGCCGTTATCGCCCGTGAGTACGGCTTACCGGCAGTTGTTAGCGTAGAAAAAGCTACCAAACTGATAAAAGACGGGCAGCAAATCCGCGTACATGGAACAGACGGGTATGTGGAAATCCTATAA
- a CDS encoding winged helix-turn-helix domain-containing protein produces the protein MSVLMVEDKVDFNTLKETLQLTDGNLASHLRALEEAEYLRVEKQFVGRKPNTTYHATEAGREAFKSHLDALEQLILNNRQNN, from the coding sequence ATGTCGGTGCTGATGGTGGAAGATAAAGTTGATTTTAATACTCTGAAAGAAACCCTGCAATTAACCGATGGCAACCTGGCCAGCCACCTACGGGCGCTGGAAGAAGCGGAATACCTGCGCGTAGAAAAACAGTTTGTAGGCCGCAAGCCTAATACTACTTACCACGCCACTGAGGCTGGTCGCGAAGCATTTAAAAGCCATTTAGATGCTCTAGAGCAATTAATTTTAAATAACAGGCAAAACAACTGA
- a CDS encoding potassium transporter KefB has translation MTQQPKSQNQPLHSASFVKPIIVGAGIALLVISFFVFGVDEPHPEWGKFWIVRPLLITPLAGAIGGAFYAFLNYQSSRGFNKIGAILLSLVVYFIGLWLGIVLGLDGTMWN, from the coding sequence ATGACACAGCAACCTAAATCTCAAAATCAGCCCCTTCATTCTGCATCATTCGTTAAACCGATAATAGTGGGTGCCGGAATAGCCTTACTCGTGATCTCCTTTTTTGTATTTGGAGTAGATGAGCCTCATCCGGAATGGGGGAAGTTTTGGATAGTTAGACCTTTACTAATTACTCCTTTAGCCGGGGCCATAGGTGGCGCCTTTTACGCTTTCCTAAATTACCAGAGTTCCCGCGGTTTTAACAAAATAGGGGCTATCCTTTTGAGCCTGGTTGTATACTTTATCGGGCTGTGGCTGGGTATTGTTTTAGGCTTGGACGGCACGATGTGGAATTAA
- a CDS encoding DUF4153 domain-containing protein: MKNEILSHLNDPRQLEKLYRANKANFKQEFKGVYPQLSGNVLADFWYERLNYESEEISWGSRNELLFVVGAALIAGTLAKLPAIFSISEEFFYPRNIAFLVFPFLAAYFAWKNKLPVNKIAYLSGTVVICLVYINSLPDNNKSDTLVLACIHLPLLLWAILGVSFAGDAFRDYKKRLEFLRFNGDLAVMMALLGFAGVLMTAITIGLFKLIGFKIEEFYFEYVVAFGLPAVPIGATFLTQSNPQLVNKVSPVIAKIFSPLVLVMLIIYLGAIIFSGKDPYNDREFLLLFNLLLLGVMALIFFSVAESSAEEKTTSGLWILLLLSLITIVVNGIALSAISFRISEWGITPNRVAVLGGNVLILVHLLIVTVMLFKTVTKKAVITEVGRAIVLYLPVYLIWSVVVVFLFPLVFGFK, encoded by the coding sequence ATGAAAAATGAAATCCTCTCCCACCTAAACGACCCCAGGCAATTGGAAAAGCTGTACCGGGCCAATAAGGCAAACTTTAAGCAAGAATTTAAGGGTGTTTACCCCCAGTTAAGCGGCAATGTACTGGCTGATTTCTGGTACGAAAGGCTGAACTACGAATCGGAAGAAATTTCCTGGGGCTCCCGAAACGAGTTACTGTTCGTTGTAGGGGCAGCTTTAATAGCGGGTACACTGGCTAAATTACCCGCCATTTTTTCCATCAGCGAAGAGTTTTTTTATCCCCGCAATATTGCCTTTCTGGTGTTCCCGTTTTTAGCCGCTTACTTCGCCTGGAAAAATAAATTACCGGTTAACAAAATAGCCTACCTTTCTGGTACGGTAGTAATTTGCCTGGTATATATCAATTCTCTGCCGGATAATAACAAAAGCGATACCTTAGTATTGGCCTGCATCCATTTGCCTTTGCTGCTTTGGGCAATACTAGGAGTGTCGTTTGCGGGCGATGCATTTCGCGACTATAAAAAACGATTAGAGTTCTTGCGTTTTAACGGCGACCTGGCCGTAATGATGGCACTGTTAGGCTTTGCCGGAGTATTAATGACGGCCATCACCATCGGATTATTCAAGCTGATAGGGTTTAAAATTGAGGAATTTTACTTTGAGTACGTGGTGGCTTTCGGCTTACCCGCCGTACCTATCGGTGCTACGTTCCTTACCCAAAGTAATCCGCAACTGGTAAACAAAGTATCGCCGGTAATTGCTAAGATATTCAGCCCCTTAGTTTTAGTAATGTTAATTATTTATTTGGGAGCTATTATTTTTTCAGGTAAAGACCCTTATAACGACCGGGAATTTCTGTTGCTATTCAACCTGCTTTTGCTTGGGGTAATGGCGTTAATATTCTTCTCCGTTGCCGAAAGTTCTGCCGAAGAAAAAACAACTTCGGGCCTCTGGATACTGCTTCTGTTGTCGTTAATTACGATAGTGGTAAATGGTATCGCGCTGTCCGCTATTTCTTTCCGGATATCGGAATGGGGAATTACGCCAAACAGAGTAGCGGTGCTTGGCGGTAATGTTCTCATTTTGGTTCATCTGCTAATTGTAACAGTTATGTTATTTAAAACAGTTACGAAAAAAGCAGTTATCACCGAAGTCGGGAGAGCCATTGTCCTTTACTTACCGGTTTACCTTATCTGGTCAGTAGTAGTGGTTTTCCTCTTCCCGCTGGTTTTCGGTTTTAAATAA
- a CDS encoding DUF1810 domain-containing protein → MTKENNLKRFMDAQEADYSMALAEVKNGRKRSHWMWYIFPQIQGLGFSEISKFYAIQDINEAEAFLKHPILGSRLVLICQELLQLKENNANKIFGSPDDLKLKSSMTLFSLVPDTDPVFQQVLDKFFNGTKDSKTLQIVSPQQ, encoded by the coding sequence ATGACAAAAGAGAACAACTTAAAAAGATTTATGGATGCTCAGGAAGCCGACTACTCCATGGCTTTAGCCGAAGTGAAGAATGGAAGGAAAAGAAGCCATTGGATGTGGTACATCTTTCCGCAGATCCAAGGGCTGGGTTTTAGTGAAATTTCAAAATTTTATGCTATCCAAGATATTAACGAAGCAGAAGCGTTTTTGAAGCATCCGATTTTAGGCAGCCGGCTGGTACTTATCTGTCAGGAATTGCTTCAATTGAAAGAGAATAATGCGAATAAAATATTTGGTAGCCCGGACGATTTAAAGTTAAAATCGTCTATGACCTTATTTTCTTTGGTACCTGATACAGACCCCGTATTCCAACAAGTTTTAGATAAGTTTTTTAACGGAACCAAAGACAGTAAAACTTTACAGATAGTTAGCCCGCAACAATAA
- a CDS encoding TMEM175 family protein produces the protein MQKGRLEAFSDGVLAIIITIMVLEIKVPHGQDMQALQPLLPVIISYILSFIYVAIYWNNHHHMLYTVKHVTGGILWANLHLLFWLSLVPFVTGWVGENHLAPVPMAFYGVVLFMAAIAYWLLQNQIIQNHGPESILAKAIGKDIKGKISPVLYFIAICSTFFSTWIAAGIYVLVAFMWLIPDKRIEIILKHNANEKSELGSKAAKHTS, from the coding sequence ATGCAAAAAGGACGATTAGAAGCTTTCAGCGACGGAGTTTTAGCCATAATTATTACCATTATGGTTTTAGAAATAAAGGTGCCGCATGGTCAGGATATGCAGGCTTTACAACCTCTCCTGCCGGTAATTATCAGCTATATTTTAAGCTTTATTTATGTGGCTATTTACTGGAACAACCATCACCACATGCTGTATACCGTTAAACACGTAACCGGCGGTATCTTATGGGCGAACCTGCACCTGCTTTTCTGGTTGTCGTTGGTACCCTTTGTAACCGGCTGGGTAGGCGAAAACCATTTGGCGCCTGTTCCAATGGCATTTTACGGAGTAGTTCTCTTTATGGCCGCTATAGCGTACTGGCTCTTACAAAACCAGATTATTCAGAACCATGGTCCGGAATCTATATTGGCCAAAGCCATTGGAAAAGACATAAAAGGTAAAATCTCGCCTGTTCTTTATTTTATCGCTATTTGCTCTACTTTTTTTAGTACTTGGATTGCCGCTGGCATATATGTTTTAGTAGCTTTTATGTGGCTGATTCCGGACAAACGGATTGAGATTATTCTAAAGCATAATGCGAACGAAAAAAGCGAACTAGGTTCCAAAGCAGCCAAACATACTTCCTGA
- a CDS encoding putative sugar O-methyltransferase: MDNLDQLLAEYYKAPEIFQAGRYWKAYEAKIISEIKRADIGQIRSGKYPIFSTFGFSDLVYRYHPNMLLHEKLIKKIIRKLFVADRAILPYSLKLADIREMAYNNCLLQGQLAGAKSIAEIEASTYGNPADLFEIDGRKYTMQFLNYYVRFCFVQKVLHLKGNETIVELGSGSGFQVEILKKMYPDLTVLCFDLPAPLYLCEQYLSNVLGDTTVIKSTQTMNVVDLNEFIKSGKVYLFGNWKFPLLKQFEFNLFWNAASFGEMELDIVSNYLSYIKENCHSIYLLQSRNGKESSKSAGVLTPIKFSDYNSMLSDFKLIKESDAFEAHRRMSQNGGYFQAIWQKINNYGLPDNICIN, encoded by the coding sequence ATGGACAATCTTGATCAATTGCTTGCAGAATATTACAAAGCTCCGGAAATCTTTCAAGCCGGAAGATACTGGAAAGCATACGAAGCTAAAATTATAAGTGAAATCAAGAGAGCTGATATCGGACAAATAAGAAGTGGAAAGTATCCCATTTTTAGCACTTTTGGATTTTCTGATTTAGTGTATAGATATCATCCTAATATGCTTTTGCATGAAAAGCTCATTAAGAAAATTATAAGGAAGCTTTTTGTTGCGGATCGAGCCATATTGCCCTATTCCTTAAAACTGGCAGATATCAGAGAAATGGCCTATAATAATTGTCTCCTTCAGGGGCAATTGGCAGGCGCTAAATCTATTGCCGAAATCGAAGCAAGTACATACGGTAATCCCGCTGATTTATTCGAAATTGACGGCAGAAAGTATACGATGCAATTTTTAAATTATTATGTTAGATTTTGTTTTGTTCAAAAAGTTTTACATCTAAAAGGTAATGAAACTATCGTTGAATTAGGTTCCGGTTCCGGGTTTCAAGTAGAGATACTAAAAAAAATGTATCCAGATTTAACCGTACTTTGTTTTGATTTACCTGCTCCGTTATATCTATGTGAACAATACCTTTCTAATGTTTTAGGGGATACTACGGTTATTAAATCAACTCAAACCATGAATGTAGTGGACTTGAATGAATTTATTAAATCAGGAAAGGTGTACCTATTTGGTAATTGGAAGTTTCCACTGCTTAAACAATTTGAATTTAATTTATTTTGGAATGCCGCTAGTTTTGGAGAAATGGAGTTGGATATTGTAAGTAATTATCTAAGCTATATTAAAGAGAATTGTCATTCCATTTATCTTCTGCAGAGCAGGAATGGTAAAGAAAGTTCTAAAAGTGCAGGGGTGCTAACGCCGATTAAATTTAGTGATTATAATTCTATGTTGAGTGATTTTAAACTCATTAAAGAATCCGATGCATTTGAAGCTCACCGTAGAATGTCTCAGAATGGGGGCTATTTCCAGGCAATTTGGCAAAAGATAAATAATTATGGTTTACCAGATAACATTTGTATTAATTGA
- a CDS encoding GNAT family N-acetyltransferase, which translates to MLESERLRFELAHLEDKGFFFKLLNSPNWIKYIGDRGIKTEQDSENYIKNSLIKTYNDKGFGLYKMVVKTTNLPIGICGFVKRDYLDSVDIGFAILPEFEGQGYTFEAAKAILEYGQTELGLGTVYGITTPDNKASQHLLVKLGLQFVFKRTDKIQNQELLIFSNQQRISAPHQN; encoded by the coding sequence ATGCTAGAATCGGAAAGGTTAAGGTTTGAACTAGCCCATTTAGAGGATAAAGGTTTTTTCTTTAAGCTGTTGAATAGCCCAAACTGGATTAAATACATAGGAGATAGAGGCATTAAAACCGAACAGGACTCGGAAAACTACATCAAGAATTCGCTGATTAAAACCTATAATGATAAAGGATTTGGGTTATACAAAATGGTAGTAAAAACCACCAACCTGCCCATTGGTATTTGCGGTTTTGTAAAAAGAGATTACCTCGATTCGGTGGATATCGGCTTTGCTATACTGCCGGAGTTTGAAGGCCAAGGATATACGTTTGAAGCCGCCAAAGCCATTTTGGAATACGGGCAAACCGAGTTAGGCCTTGGTACCGTTTATGGCATTACTACTCCCGATAACAAAGCATCCCAGCATCTGCTGGTAAAGCTAGGATTACAGTTTGTTTTTAAAAGAACCGATAAAATCCAAAACCAGGAATTATTGATTTTCTCTAACCAACAAAGAATATCCGCACCTCACCAAAATTAA
- a CDS encoding DUF4097 family beta strand repeat-containing protein, with amino-acid sequence MKRLPYIVLITLLIIVTTNPVVAQNENKNLTVALSKPGQPGSLKVDLLNGSIKVTAHSGKDVIIGYSGRGNDDDDDRKRDRQNDATANGLRRIPNNNFGLEASEENNQVVVRTNSFNRDIDLDIKVPRDFSVKLSTLNNGKIIVEGVNGELEISNLNDDIRLTDVSGSVVANTLNGDLQVSLRKITPNVPMAFSSMNGKIDVALPANAKFATKMKADNGEIYSDFEMNFSKGDKEKEMMKVGGNKNMKLDKWLYGLVNGGGPEFMFKNFNGNIYIRKIK; translated from the coding sequence ATGAAACGATTACCTTATATTGTATTAATTACCTTGCTCATTATCGTAACTACCAATCCCGTAGTAGCTCAAAATGAGAACAAGAATTTAACGGTTGCTTTATCTAAACCAGGTCAGCCGGGCAGCTTAAAAGTAGACTTACTCAACGGTTCTATTAAAGTAACGGCTCATTCCGGTAAAGATGTCATTATCGGCTACTCCGGGCGAGGCAACGACGATGACGACGACCGGAAAAGAGACCGGCAAAACGATGCGACCGCCAATGGACTGCGCCGGATTCCGAATAACAACTTTGGCTTAGAGGCCAGCGAAGAAAATAATCAGGTAGTGGTTCGTACTAATTCCTTTAACCGCGACATTGACCTGGACATAAAAGTACCCCGCGATTTTTCGGTAAAGCTAAGCACGCTGAATAACGGTAAAATAATTGTGGAAGGCGTAAACGGCGAATTGGAAATAAGCAACCTCAACGATGATATTCGCCTTACCGATGTTTCTGGTTCGGTGGTAGCCAATACGTTAAACGGCGACCTGCAGGTAAGTCTGAGAAAAATTACCCCTAACGTACCCATGGCTTTTAGCAGCATGAACGGCAAAATAGACGTAGCTTTGCCCGCTAACGCCAAATTTGCCACCAAAATGAAAGCGGATAACGGCGAAATTTACAGCGATTTTGAAATGAACTTTAGCAAAGGCGATAAAGAAAAAGAAATGATGAAAGTTGGCGGCAACAAAAACATGAAATTAGATAAATGGCTTTATGGCTTGGTAAATGGTGGCGGTCCTGAGTTTATGTTCAAGAACTTTAACGGCAATATTTACATCCGGAAAATAAAGTAA
- a CDS encoding DUF4097 family beta strand repeat-containing protein: MKKIFFGLAALVCSGLTGTAFAQKLTENITRSVSFNTPNGPHVLFVQNIQGDVKVEGYNGDKVELTAEKTITGDTKADAEKGMREVQLKTEASGDTVYVYLEAPFIYRRKGRMRSMNIDRDEDDYNFAFDITVKVPRQTNLEVSTVNDGEVTVANTQGVVKANNVNGPIKISNIEGTTKANTVNGNVDVTYTKNPTGDSDFRTINGKLNVVFKPNLSADFTFKTMHGEFFSDFDDLKTLPAQTIQNTKNKGSGTVYKVDNRQAMRLGKGGPTFSFETLNGDVYVRQGK; this comes from the coding sequence ATGAAAAAGATTTTTTTCGGCCTGGCCGCACTGGTGTGCAGCGGGCTAACCGGAACAGCTTTTGCCCAAAAATTAACCGAAAATATTACGCGTAGCGTCAGTTTTAATACCCCTAATGGCCCGCACGTATTATTTGTGCAAAATATTCAGGGCGACGTAAAAGTAGAAGGTTATAACGGGGATAAAGTAGAATTAACCGCCGAAAAAACCATTACCGGCGATACCAAAGCCGACGCGGAAAAAGGCATGCGCGAAGTACAGCTTAAAACCGAAGCTTCCGGCGATACCGTTTACGTTTACTTAGAAGCGCCTTTTATTTACCGCCGCAAAGGCCGCATGCGCAGCATGAACATTGACCGCGACGAAGATGATTATAATTTTGCTTTTGACATTACCGTAAAAGTACCGCGCCAGACCAATCTGGAAGTATCGACGGTAAACGACGGCGAAGTAACGGTAGCAAATACCCAGGGAGTTGTAAAAGCGAATAATGTAAACGGCCCGATTAAAATTAGTAACATTGAAGGTACTACCAAAGCCAATACCGTAAACGGCAACGTAGATGTTACCTATACCAAAAACCCCACCGGCGATTCCGACTTCCGGACCATAAACGGTAAACTAAACGTGGTGTTCAAGCCCAATTTATCCGCCGATTTCACTTTTAAAACCATGCACGGCGAGTTCTTCAGCGATTTTGATGACCTCAAAACCTTACCCGCGCAAACTATTCAGAATACTAAAAATAAAGGCTCCGGTACCGTGTATAAAGTAGATAACCGCCAAGCCATGCGCTTAGGCAAAGGCGGCCCTACCTTCAGTTTCGAAACCCTCAACGGCGACGTGTACGTGCGGCAGGGGAAGTGA